The DNA window CAGGTGGTGACCGTGGCCGACGACATGGTGGATGCGCGGTGGGCGGTGGCTGCGGCCGAGTGGGATTCGCGCGCGTACGCCGCGGTGGCCCTGCACCCGATGCATGCGTCGGATCTGACCGACGAGACCGCCACGGAGCTCGAGGAGATGGCGCGGCATCCGCGGGTGGTCGCGGTGGGGGAGACCGGGCTGGACTATTACTGGACGACACGCTCGGACGACTGCGCCCCGCCCGATGTGCAGGCGGCTGCCTTCCGGTGGCATATCGACCTGGCCAAGCGGGTCGGCAAGCCGCTGATGATCCACAACCGCGAGGCCGATCGTGACCTCCTGGACATCCTGGCCGCCGAAGGCGCCCCGGAGTCCGTGATCATGCACTGCTTCTCCGGTGACCGAAATGTTGCACAAGAATGTGTGGACGCCGGGTACACGTTGAGCTTCGCCGGCACTGTGAGCTTCGCCAATGCCGCCGAATTGCGAGTCGCCGCCGAGATCGTGCCCGACGAGCAGATCCTGGTGGAGACCGACGCACCGTTCCTGACCCCGGATCCCTACCGTGGCCAGCCCAATCAGTCGTATTGTCTGCCCTACACCGCCCGAGTCCTGGCGGAGGTCCGTGGCGTCGACGCCCTCGCAATGGCCCGCGTTCTCGGCGACAACGCGCGCCGGATCTACCGGTTACCTTTGCAGTAATCTGGCCTGTTCGTTATCGTATTGTGATCCCGCCAGGTTTGGCGAGGCACACCGGCGTCGAGAGGCCCGTACCCGCCGGATGTGC is part of the Gordonia bronchialis DSM 43247 genome and encodes:
- a CDS encoding TatD family hydrolase — protein: MPAAHEETLSNKAAKKRRRREPPPDPQPLPGLVDAHTHLAACGGRDAESVRAILDHAEAVGVGQVVTVADDMVDARWAVAAAEWDSRAYAAVALHPMHASDLTDETATELEEMARHPRVVAVGETGLDYYWTTRSDDCAPPDVQAAAFRWHIDLAKRVGKPLMIHNREADRDLLDILAAEGAPESVIMHCFSGDRNVAQECVDAGYTLSFAGTVSFANAAELRVAAEIVPDEQILVETDAPFLTPDPYRGQPNQSYCLPYTARVLAEVRGVDALAMARVLGDNARRIYRLPLQ